The following coding sequences lie in one Desulfonatronum thioautotrophicum genomic window:
- a CDS encoding HlyD family type I secretion periplasmic adaptor subunit encodes MNRGAPANGPETLPDTSRHTKIGLFVVVVLFGGFLLWATLAPLDNASVAQGVVTVDTYRKAVQHLEGGIIAEIPVREGDHVEAGQVVLRLHEIQPMAELEIVRGQLASALARQGRLEAERGQSDNIAFPEALDRIQLDTRQRDEFKDVQVDLFQARKQEYHDQLRMLGQRKERLAETLKGLVERQRLLDTIMQSHRDELGRHESLLDQGHGDFMRILTTERNLAEAERDLSDARTNYAETRIQLEETRAELSHVRHRRQADVVQELQGTHDEVLALLERERILMDRLERAKARAPVSGRVVNLQVHTVGGVIGPGQTVMEILPREDVLVVDAQVNPADIDRVYKGMRARVRFSTLGKRATPELTGKVLLVSADVINSPSTGKPFFLARILVDEEEFSKLEGVEVVPGMPVEVMIVLGERSLISYLFRPLLDAMARSFTEK; translated from the coding sequence ATGAACAGGGGCGCTCCTGCCAACGGGCCCGAGACGCTGCCCGATACAAGCCGCCACACAAAAATCGGCTTGTTCGTGGTTGTCGTCCTGTTCGGCGGCTTCCTGCTCTGGGCGACCCTCGCGCCCTTGGACAATGCGTCAGTGGCCCAGGGGGTGGTGACCGTGGACACCTATCGCAAGGCCGTGCAGCACCTGGAAGGAGGCATCATCGCCGAAATCCCGGTGCGCGAGGGCGACCATGTGGAAGCCGGTCAGGTGGTCCTGCGTCTGCACGAGATTCAACCCATGGCCGAACTGGAGATCGTCCGCGGCCAACTTGCGTCGGCCTTGGCCAGACAGGGCCGGCTGGAGGCGGAGCGCGGGCAGTCGGACAACATCGCGTTTCCGGAGGCCCTGGACCGGATCCAACTGGATACGCGGCAACGCGACGAGTTCAAAGACGTCCAGGTGGACCTCTTCCAGGCGCGCAAGCAGGAATACCATGACCAGCTGCGGATGCTGGGGCAACGAAAGGAACGTCTGGCCGAAACCCTGAAAGGCCTCGTGGAGCGTCAGCGCCTGCTGGACACGATCATGCAAAGCCACCGAGACGAACTCGGCAGGCACGAGTCTTTGTTGGACCAGGGCCATGGGGATTTCATGCGCATCCTGACCACGGAGCGAAACCTGGCCGAAGCGGAGCGGGATCTTTCAGACGCGAGGACGAATTACGCGGAAACCCGCATCCAACTGGAGGAAACCCGGGCTGAACTTTCCCATGTCCGCCACCGCCGACAGGCCGACGTGGTCCAAGAGCTTCAGGGGACGCACGATGAAGTACTGGCCCTGCTCGAACGTGAGCGGATCCTGATGGACAGACTGGAACGGGCAAAGGCGCGCGCGCCGGTGAGCGGGCGCGTCGTCAATCTGCAGGTTCACACCGTTGGGGGGGTGATCGGCCCCGGCCAGACCGTCATGGAGATCCTTCCCAGGGAAGACGTTCTCGTTGTCGACGCCCAGGTCAACCCCGCCGACATCGACCGGGTTTACAAAGGCATGCGGGCCAGGGTGCGCTTTTCGACCCTGGGCAAACGCGCCACCCCGGAGTTGACGGGCAAGGTGCTGCTGGTTTCCGCGGACGTGATCAACTCTCCATCCACCGGCAAACCGTTTTTTCTGGCCCGCATCCTGGTCGACGAAGAGGAATTCAGCAAGCTTGAGGGCGTGGAGGTCGTGCCGGGAATGCCCGTGGAGGTGATGATCGTCCTTGGCGAACGCTCTCTGATCAGCTACCTGTTCCGTCCCTTGCTGGACGCCATGGCCCGCTCGTTCACCGAGAAATAG
- a CDS encoding type I secretion system permease/ATPase, with protein MPDLSKNEIRRAVRLTRGGLLVAGVFSFFINALMLIPIFYMFQILRRVIPSGNTDTLLMLSLIAIFLVCIMGVLSWLRKVILARIAAGIEAMLEPRTFDVVFEENLQTGGEVGTQSLSDLATLQRFFAGSSVVALFDAPWLPFFIAILYLLHPVFGYIAIFGGAVLVFLAILNNRINREDNETQNHKAVQAKRTLGMQLRNAEVVEALGMRSGIQDSWKNLRQERTELKLRTVERAAMVKSFTRVFRLMLGKAVLGYGAYLVIQGEMLAATMIVGSILMGRALSPLNKIIGSWKMLGDTRIAYNRLTELYRIFPEKPRSVSLPQPSGHLRAVKASVRPPGSSSASLRQASFEIIPGECVGVIGPSGSGKSTLTRAVLGIWPTSAGKIRLDGAEASKWNRAELGPHLGYLPQDVELFNGTVAENIARFQEHRDEDVIEAARLAGVHEMILRLPLGYETPVGVGGSRLSAGQRQRVALARALFGKPCLVVLDEPNSNLDTEGDEALIAVLRTLKQRGATVIIVTHKPDVLKAVDRVMTLEDGRIKTFSTVEKPKQRIKKRRKKASRPLVEPPCIPPPGEPMLMLESGAGT; from the coding sequence GTGCCGGACTTGAGCAAAAACGAGATACGCCGGGCGGTCCGCCTGACCCGGGGAGGACTGCTCGTGGCCGGCGTGTTCAGTTTTTTCATCAACGCCCTGATGTTGATTCCGATCTTTTACATGTTCCAGATTTTGCGTCGGGTGATCCCCAGCGGAAATACGGACACGCTGCTGATGCTGTCCCTGATCGCGATTTTTCTGGTCTGCATCATGGGTGTGCTGAGCTGGCTGCGCAAGGTCATCCTCGCCAGGATCGCGGCGGGGATCGAGGCCATGCTCGAGCCGCGCACCTTTGACGTTGTTTTTGAGGAGAACCTGCAAACCGGTGGGGAGGTCGGCACGCAATCCCTTTCGGACCTTGCCACGCTCCAACGGTTTTTCGCCGGATCCAGCGTCGTGGCCCTGTTCGACGCGCCCTGGCTCCCCTTTTTCATTGCCATCTTGTACCTCCTTCATCCCGTTTTCGGGTATATCGCCATTTTCGGCGGAGCGGTTTTGGTTTTTCTGGCCATCCTGAACAACCGCATCAATCGCGAGGACAACGAGACCCAGAATCACAAGGCCGTCCAGGCCAAGCGCACCCTGGGCATGCAACTGCGCAACGCGGAGGTGGTGGAGGCCCTGGGCATGCGCTCCGGGATCCAGGATAGTTGGAAAAACCTGCGCCAGGAGCGGACCGAACTGAAACTGCGCACCGTGGAGCGGGCGGCGATGGTCAAAAGCTTCACCCGCGTGTTTCGGCTGATGCTCGGCAAGGCCGTGCTGGGCTACGGGGCCTATCTGGTCATTCAGGGTGAAATGCTCGCGGCAACCATGATCGTCGGCTCCATTCTCATGGGAAGGGCCCTTTCCCCCCTGAACAAGATCATCGGTTCATGGAAAATGCTCGGCGACACCCGGATCGCCTATAACCGCCTCACCGAACTTTACCGTATTTTTCCGGAAAAGCCCCGCTCAGTGTCTCTTCCCCAACCATCCGGGCATCTTCGGGCCGTCAAGGCGTCCGTGCGGCCACCAGGTTCGTCCTCCGCATCCCTGAGGCAGGCCAGCTTTGAAATCATCCCCGGCGAGTGCGTCGGCGTGATCGGTCCCAGCGGGTCGGGCAAGTCCACTTTGACCCGGGCGGTCCTCGGCATCTGGCCGACCAGTGCCGGAAAGATCCGCCTGGACGGGGCCGAGGCCTCGAAATGGAACCGCGCGGAGTTGGGGCCGCACCTTGGCTATCTTCCCCAGGACGTGGAACTGTTCAACGGAACCGTGGCGGAAAATATCGCCCGCTTCCAGGAGCACCGGGACGAGGACGTGATCGAGGCGGCTCGTTTGGCTGGAGTACACGAGATGATCCTGCGCCTGCCGCTGGGGTACGAGACTCCCGTGGGGGTGGGCGGCAGCCGTTTGTCGGCGGGCCAGCGTCAAAGGGTAGCCCTTGCGCGCGCCTTATTCGGGAAGCCCTGCCTGGTCGTGCTGGACGAACCCAACTCGAACCTGGATACGGAAGGCGACGAGGCGCTGATCGCGGTTTTGCGCACGCTCAAGCAACGAGGCGCAACGGTGATCATCGTGACCCACAAACCTGACGTGCTCAAGGCGGTGGACCGCGTCATGACCCTGGAAGACGGGAGGATCAAGACCTTTTCCACTGTGGAAAAGCCAAAACAACGCATTAAAAAACGCCGCAAAAAGGCCTCCCGGCCACTGGTCGAGCCGCCCTGCATCCCGCCCCCCGGCGAGCCGATGCTCATGCTGGAAAGCGGGGCTGGAACATGA